In Pyxicephalus adspersus chromosome 12, UCB_Pads_2.0, whole genome shotgun sequence, a genomic segment contains:
- the GPR176 gene encoding G-protein coupled receptor 176 isoform X2 — protein MKNLACSGICASLVCVPFDIVLSANPQCCWWIYTLLFCKTIKFLHKVFCSVTILSFAAIALDRYYSVLYPLERKISDAKARDLLIYIWTHAVVASVPVFAVTNVTDIYAMSTCSPSWGYSLGHLIYVLVYNVTTVLVPVAVVFLFMLLIRRALSASQKKKVIIAALRTPQNSISIPYVSQKEAELHVMLLSMVLVFILCSVPYVTMIVYRTVLNVSHISDFLLLTAIWLPKVSLLTNPLLFLTVNKSVRKCVVGTIVQLHRRYSRRNVVNLGSVAEVNLEPSVRSGSQLLEMFHIGQQQIFRSVEEDEENEIKSEASRSYRLKETIPSSKVEEEHTLVQKLIPQGAESASQVAPVMPGEAEMLNDKYAMQFGFGPFELPPQWLSDKRNSKKRLLPPLGNTPEELIQTKQPKCKTERKLSRNNKVCIFPKVDS, from the exons ATGAAGAATCTTGCTTGTTCTGGGATCTGTGCCAGCTTGGTGTGTGTGCCTTTCGATATTGTGCTCAGTGCCAACCCTCAGTGCTGCTGGTGGATTTACACCCTGCTCTTCTGTAAGACCATCAAATTCCTGCACAAAGTCTTCTGCTCTGTGACCATCCTTAGTTTTGCTGCCATTGCCTTGGACAG GTATTACTCTGTATTGTACCCTCTAGAGAGGAAGATATCAGATGCCAAGGCCAGAGACTTGTTGATCTACATTTGGACACATGCAGTAGTTGCCAGTGTCCCTGTTTTCGCTGTGACTAATGTGACTGACATCTATGCCATGTCCACCTGCTCCCCCTCATGGGGCTACTCCCTGGGTCACTTGATATATGTCCTGGTGTACAATGTCACCACTGTTCTAGTACCAGTTGCTGTGGTTTTCTTATTTATGCTACTCATCCGCAGAGCATTAAGTGCCAGCCAAAAGAAGAAGGTGATTATAGCAGCTCTGAGGACTCCACAAAACTCTATATCTATTCCCTATGTTTCACAAAAAGAGGCTGAACTGCATGTAATGCTGCTGTCCATGGTCCTGGTTTTCATCCTCTGCAGCGTTCCATATGTGACAATGATTGTTTATCGCACTGTGCTCAATGTTTCTCATATCTCTGACTTTCTATTACTCACCGCCATATGGTTGCCTAAGGTTTCCCTTCTCACAAACCCTTTACTTTTCTTAACTGTCAACAAATCTGTGCGTAAATGTGTGGTGGGCACCATAGTTCAACTTCATCGACGGTACAGCAGAAGAAACGTGGTGAACCTGGGATCAGTGGCAGAGGTGAATTTGGAGCCCAGTGTACGCTCAGGGAGCCAGCTACTAGAGATGTTCCATATAGGACAACAACAGATATTCAGATCTGTGGAAGAAGATGAGGAAAATGAGATAAAGTCAGAAGCTTCCAGGAGTTACAGACTAAAAGAAACAATTCCCAGTAGTAAAGTTGAGGAGGAACATACGCTGGTTCAAAAACTAATCCCGCAGGGTGCTGAATCTGCATCTCAGGTGGCCCCTGTGATGCCTGGAGAAGCCGAAATGCTTAATGACAAATATGCCATGCAGTTTGGGTTTGGGCCCTTTGAATTGCCCCCACAATGGCTGTCTGATAAACGGAACAGCAAAAAGCGTCTTTTACCACCTCTTGGAAATACCCCTGAGGAACTTATCCAAACAAAGCAGCCTAAATGTAAAACAGAGCGTAAATTAAGCAGGAAcaataaagtttgtatttttcctAAAGTAGACTCTTAG